From a region of the Streptomyces sp. NBC_01454 genome:
- a CDS encoding SWIM zinc finger family protein has translation MTPRPASGRDAAADRLARADRSRTFPPLPARTGARGLFAESWWGSAWLDALETTALDSARLARGRTYARDGHVDTINVTPGRIVATVRGSRPRPYSAEIRLRTLTDQEWDGLLDAIAADPGRLTALLAKTLPPALADGEVHLLPGPGDLVPRCSCPDHGRPCKHAAALCFQVARLLDADPFVLLLMRGRGERELLDALSRRNTALTARETREARDQAPTDGRPAPYRRGPGTGTGAVGEPSAPRAEGGSPTATGDASGEQPAAAEVPLRGVPARSALADRPRPPLPPPLPVPPQPGRPPALPDGDGLPFDPATLEFLAADAAARAHACVSAAGTPGPGAGRTALHSPFPALPAWEDAIRLTATAHPTAGLTATTRALYRDLAAATGRTPTDVARAVAAWRQGGPEGLVLLDTPWNPPAGDFDRARSALLAADLPPLRPRHNHLTDPDRGIQLRFGHDHRWYPYESEPGTEDWWPAGPADPDPVGALTALVAR, from the coding sequence ATGACCCCACGCCCCGCCTCCGGGCGCGACGCCGCAGCGGACCGGCTGGCCCGCGCGGACCGCTCCCGTACCTTCCCGCCCCTGCCGGCCCGTACCGGCGCCCGGGGACTGTTCGCCGAATCCTGGTGGGGCAGCGCCTGGCTGGACGCACTGGAGACCACCGCCCTCGACAGCGCCCGGCTCGCCCGCGGCCGGACCTACGCCCGCGACGGCCATGTCGACACCATCAACGTCACCCCCGGCCGCATCGTCGCCACCGTCCGCGGCAGCAGACCCCGGCCCTACAGCGCCGAAATCCGCCTCCGGACCCTCACGGACCAGGAGTGGGACGGCCTCCTGGACGCCATCGCCGCGGACCCCGGCCGGCTCACCGCCCTGCTGGCCAAAACGCTTCCGCCCGCACTGGCCGACGGCGAGGTACACCTCCTTCCGGGGCCGGGCGACCTCGTCCCCCGGTGCTCGTGCCCCGACCACGGCCGCCCCTGCAAGCACGCCGCCGCGCTCTGCTTCCAGGTGGCCCGGCTCCTGGACGCCGACCCGTTCGTGCTGTTGCTGATGCGCGGCCGCGGCGAACGCGAACTCCTCGACGCCCTCTCGCGCCGCAACACCGCCCTCACCGCCCGCGAGACCCGCGAGGCCCGGGACCAGGCCCCCACCGACGGCCGGCCGGCCCCGTACCGCCGCGGGCCCGGGACCGGGACCGGGGCCGTGGGAGAGCCGTCCGCCCCCCGTGCCGAAGGGGGCTCCCCGACGGCCACCGGCGACGCCTCCGGGGAGCAACCGGCAGCGGCCGAGGTCCCGTTGCGCGGCGTCCCGGCCCGGTCAGCCCTCGCCGACCGCCCCCGGCCGCCTCTTCCGCCACCGCTGCCGGTGCCACCGCAGCCCGGCCGCCCTCCGGCCCTCCCGGACGGCGACGGACTCCCCTTCGACCCCGCCACCCTGGAATTCCTGGCAGCCGACGCCGCCGCCCGCGCGCACGCCTGCGTCTCCGCCGCCGGCACCCCGGGCCCCGGCGCGGGGCGAACGGCCCTCCACAGCCCGTTCCCGGCCCTGCCCGCCTGGGAGGACGCCATCCGCCTCACCGCCACCGCCCACCCCACCGCCGGCCTGACCGCCACCACCCGCGCCCTCTACCGCGACCTCGCCGCGGCGACCGGCCGGACGCCCACGGACGTGGCCCGCGCCGTCGCCGCCTGGCGACAGGGCGGCCCCGAAGGCCTCGTCCTCCTCGACACCCCCTGGAACCCCCCGGCCGGCGACTTCGACCGGGCCCGCAGCGCCCTCCTCGCCGCGGACCTCCCGCCCCTGCGTCCGCGCCACAACCACCTCACCGACCCGGACCGCGGCATCCAGCTCCGCTTCGGCCACGACCACCGCTGGTACCCCTACGAATCCGAACCCGGCACCGAGGACTGGTGGCCCGCCGGTCCCGCGGACCCCGACCCCGTGGGCGCCCTCACCGCCCTGGTCGCGCGATGA
- a CDS encoding helicase-associated domain-containing protein, with product MEGLDALTQSLARRTPEELAALLTRHAEPLARRPAPTELRGLASTLWSYETLHQLVVHLDHPRLTVLATAARISQEHAGQAAPGPVAPAPGADYQSLMAHRLSFAHLATEPVPAQDVFAALGATSPGPARTAAENALHALCDDGLAAPAEDGTIVVPPRAPQLLAAHDFGPFLADAPRPVPDTPAAPQEPAAAVPRTSPHDESRTAVATLDATVERLLASLATQPAALRKSGGLTVREIKRLAKAAGAGEPHTRLLLDLTLAAGLIALTRTPSGITALPTGAYDDWLTRPPGARLAPVLAAWSDLWDIPTHTPFGETPTALVRGHDRHAPAFRHALLAALATVPLDAGTPLPALPLTEPPQHESDHRTPWTDLLRAADWYRPLAVTRRPMAEERAAHTLHEAVHLGLVAHGTLTPLGRALLTDPRPLDEPLAALLPQLLEQAHFQADLTAVVPGRPSTALTGLLASAADRESEGHAVTWRFTPHSVRRALDSGHTAATLLEDLTRASVTGTLPQPLAYLVQDAARAHGRMRVLPAACCIRSDDEALLKELAAHRALRPLGLREIAPTVLVSGRPPAATLDALRAAGYAPALESDTGTTTVERLPAHRATAAAPVRNPQAPLALAHRLLGLPTEPREPEDRKPEDREPEDRRTVTAGDR from the coding sequence GTGGAAGGTCTCGACGCACTCACCCAATCCCTCGCCCGGCGCACCCCCGAGGAGCTGGCCGCGCTCCTCACCCGCCACGCCGAGCCGCTCGCCCGCCGCCCCGCGCCCACCGAACTCCGCGGCCTGGCAAGCACCTTGTGGTCGTACGAAACCCTCCACCAACTGGTGGTGCACCTCGACCACCCCCGGCTGACGGTGCTCGCCACCGCCGCCCGCATCAGCCAGGAGCACGCCGGGCAGGCCGCCCCAGGGCCCGTCGCCCCCGCCCCGGGCGCCGACTACCAGTCCCTGATGGCACACCGGCTGTCCTTCGCGCATCTGGCCACCGAACCCGTCCCGGCCCAGGACGTGTTCGCCGCCCTCGGCGCCACCTCGCCCGGCCCCGCCCGCACCGCCGCCGAGAACGCCCTGCACGCCCTCTGCGACGACGGCCTCGCCGCACCGGCCGAGGACGGCACGATCGTCGTCCCGCCCCGGGCCCCCCAACTCCTCGCCGCCCACGACTTCGGACCGTTCCTCGCGGACGCCCCGCGGCCCGTCCCGGACACCCCTGCCGCCCCGCAAGAGCCCGCCGCAGCCGTTCCCCGGACCTCGCCGCACGACGAATCCCGGACCGCCGTGGCGACCCTGGACGCCACCGTGGAGCGCCTGCTGGCCTCTCTTGCGACGCAGCCCGCCGCCCTGCGCAAGTCGGGCGGGCTGACCGTACGGGAGATCAAACGGCTGGCCAAGGCGGCCGGCGCCGGCGAACCGCACACCCGCCTCCTCCTCGACCTCACCCTCGCCGCCGGACTCATCGCCCTCACCCGTACCCCGTCCGGCATCACCGCCCTGCCCACCGGCGCCTACGACGACTGGCTCACCCGCCCGCCCGGAGCCCGCCTCGCCCCCGTCCTGGCCGCCTGGTCCGATCTGTGGGACATCCCCACCCACACCCCGTTCGGCGAGACCCCCACCGCACTGGTCCGCGGGCACGACCGGCACGCGCCCGCCTTCCGGCACGCCCTCCTCGCCGCGCTGGCCACCGTCCCCCTCGACGCCGGAACACCCCTCCCCGCGCTGCCGCTCACCGAGCCCCCGCAGCACGAATCGGACCACCGCACCCCGTGGACGGACCTCCTCCGGGCGGCCGACTGGTACCGCCCCCTCGCCGTCACCCGCCGGCCCATGGCCGAGGAACGCGCCGCTCACACCCTCCACGAGGCCGTCCACCTGGGCCTGGTCGCCCACGGCACCCTCACCCCCCTCGGCCGTGCGCTGCTCACCGACCCGCGGCCCCTCGACGAGCCGCTCGCCGCACTGCTGCCCCAGCTCCTCGAACAGGCCCATTTCCAGGCCGATCTGACCGCCGTCGTACCCGGCCGCCCCTCCACCGCGCTCACCGGACTCCTCGCCTCCGCGGCCGACCGCGAATCCGAAGGCCACGCCGTGACCTGGCGCTTCACCCCGCACTCCGTACGCCGCGCGCTGGACTCCGGCCACACCGCCGCCACGCTCCTCGAAGACCTCACCCGCGCCTCGGTCACCGGCACCCTGCCGCAGCCGCTCGCGTACCTCGTCCAGGACGCCGCCCGCGCCCACGGCCGGATGCGGGTGCTGCCCGCCGCCTGCTGCATCCGCTCCGACGACGAAGCCCTCCTCAAGGAGCTCGCCGCGCACCGCGCACTGCGTCCGCTCGGCCTGCGCGAGATCGCCCCGACCGTCCTGGTCAGCGGCCGGCCGCCGGCCGCCACCCTGGACGCGCTGCGCGCCGCGGGCTACGCACCCGCCCTGGAATCCGACACCGGCACCACGACCGTCGAACGCCTCCCCGCCCACCGCGCCACGGCCGCCGCCCCCGTCCGCAACCCCCAGGCTCCGCTTGCCTTGGCCCACCGTCTCCTGGGGCTTCCCACGGAACCCCGGGAGCCGGAGGACCGGAAGCCGGAGGACCGGGAGCCGGAAGACCGGCGGACCGTAACGGCCGGCGACAGGTGA
- a CDS encoding FAD-dependent monooxygenase: MNASSSAGSSGLQFTHPYLAVVLGAGFTGMLAAATLSRHADVIVVERERLPRTPALPTDLPRARHAQLLTGDGAQLVEALLPGSIDHWLAEGARRMPVPAGITGRSPVNWLGRRPHAQHLLACSRDLLDRAIRRQVPDLPGVSVLDGTEAAELTGTAEHVTGVRVRDTTGGETYRLDADLVIDATGRHSITPSRLAALGLPTVHEDVSDAGIVSATRIFRAPEGTENCPVLTARSPLVQPVPGPFAPRRALPGKTATLVPVEGGRWLVTLTGTGDDRPSEHAGRFVPFAHRCSSLIGDLIADAEPLSEVRLTRDTAGRRRRYEQLASWPTGFIALGGAVVSLAADCGQGLALAAHGATALRRVLRRHGMDDPALAVRTQRAIGRLVQEPWALATGEALPFPATGRTAVRRTYVDVVTAAAPAAPFLRPSTALDLLRGAARRRPSADASPARQTAPSPAAGSLAATPGPSPAAGSRSPAATDATSPLPTLPSAALSAAPRPSGSAPDPGRLPRRLGFTPTALRRIGGASRRKPTDD, encoded by the coding sequence ATGAACGCGTCGAGCTCTGCCGGCAGCAGCGGGCTCCAGTTCACCCACCCCTACCTCGCCGTGGTGCTCGGTGCCGGCTTCACGGGCATGCTCGCCGCCGCCACCCTGTCGCGTCACGCCGATGTCATCGTCGTCGAGCGCGAGCGGCTGCCGCGCACCCCTGCCCTGCCCACGGACCTGCCGCGGGCCCGGCATGCGCAGCTGCTGACGGGGGACGGCGCCCAGCTGGTCGAAGCGCTGCTGCCCGGCAGCATCGACCACTGGCTGGCCGAGGGGGCCCGCCGGATGCCGGTACCGGCCGGGATCACCGGCCGTTCCCCGGTGAACTGGTTAGGCCGGCGACCGCATGCGCAGCATCTGCTCGCCTGTTCGCGTGATCTGCTCGACCGGGCCATCCGCCGTCAGGTGCCCGACCTGCCCGGGGTGAGCGTCCTGGACGGCACCGAAGCGGCGGAGCTGACGGGCACCGCGGAACACGTGACCGGGGTACGGGTCCGGGACACCACCGGTGGCGAAACGTACCGCCTCGATGCCGACCTCGTCATCGATGCCACGGGGCGTCATTCCATCACCCCGTCCCGGCTGGCCGCGCTGGGCCTGCCCACCGTCCATGAGGACGTCTCGGACGCCGGGATCGTCTCGGCGACCCGTATCTTCCGCGCCCCGGAGGGCACGGAGAACTGCCCGGTGCTCACCGCCCGTTCCCCGCTCGTCCAGCCGGTTCCCGGTCCGTTCGCACCCCGGCGCGCGCTGCCCGGGAAGACGGCGACGCTGGTCCCGGTCGAGGGCGGCCGCTGGCTGGTCACGCTCACCGGTACCGGCGACGACCGGCCGTCCGAACACGCGGGCCGCTTCGTGCCGTTCGCCCACCGCTGCAGCTCGCTCATCGGCGACCTCATCGCGGACGCCGAGCCGTTGAGCGAGGTGCGGCTGACCCGCGACACGGCCGGCCGCCGGCGGCGCTATGAACAGCTGGCGTCGTGGCCCACGGGCTTCATCGCGCTCGGTGGCGCCGTGGTCTCGCTCGCCGCCGACTGCGGTCAGGGCCTTGCTCTGGCGGCCCACGGCGCCACCGCGCTGCGCCGGGTGCTGCGCCGCCACGGGATGGACGATCCGGCGCTCGCCGTCAGGACGCAGCGGGCCATCGGGCGCCTCGTCCAGGAACCGTGGGCCCTGGCCACCGGCGAGGCGCTCCCGTTCCCCGCCACCGGCCGGACCGCCGTCCGCCGTACGTACGTCGATGTCGTCACGGCCGCCGCTCCTGCCGCCCCGTTCCTGCGGCCCTCCACCGCGCTCGACCTGCTCCGCGGCGCGGCACGGCGCCGCCCGTCGGCCGACGCTTCCCCGGCCCGGCAGACGGCACCGAGCCCGGCGGCGGGGTCGTTGGCAGCGACGCCAGGCCCCTCGCCGGCTGCCGGCTCCCGGTCCCCGGCAGCGACCGACGCCACATCCCCGCTCCCGACGCTGCCGTCCGCCGCTCTTTCGGCGGCGCCCCGCCCCTCCGGATCCGCGCCCGACCCCGGACGCCTCCCGCGCCGGCTCGGCTTCACGCCGACGGCGCTGCGGCGTATCGGCGGGGCGAGCAGACGGAAGCCGACCGACGACTGA
- a CDS encoding quinone oxidoreductase family protein: MRAIVMREFGGPDVLRLEDVPEPAPRGGHSLVEVALAGVNYADVHVREDSYLAPVELPYVPGNEVVGTVDGTRRVVGLCRGGGYAERALLHRRVTWDVPDAISDAQAVALALQGNSAWHLLFTSLRLTRGETVVVPAAAGGVGSLAVQLAAHAGARVIGLASSPEKRKLAEELGAHAVVDSTAEDLTERILDAAGGPVAAALEMTGGATFERTLAAVASRGRLAVYGFAGGELASVPTRELMERSITVSGFWLPQLYADRTALPTSMRALFDAVADGSLTPLTGAVHGLGEAARAHRELAARTPTGKLALEVAR; the protein is encoded by the coding sequence GTGCGCGCGATTGTGATGCGAGAATTCGGCGGTCCGGACGTGCTGCGGCTCGAGGACGTTCCCGAACCCGCGCCCCGCGGCGGCCACTCGCTGGTCGAGGTCGCCCTGGCCGGTGTCAACTACGCGGATGTGCACGTACGGGAGGACTCCTACCTCGCGCCCGTCGAGCTGCCGTACGTACCCGGCAACGAGGTCGTGGGGACGGTGGACGGCACCCGGCGCGTCGTCGGGCTGTGCCGCGGCGGCGGCTACGCGGAGCGGGCGCTGCTGCACCGCCGGGTCACCTGGGACGTGCCCGACGCCATCAGCGACGCACAGGCCGTCGCCCTGGCGCTGCAGGGCAACAGCGCCTGGCATCTGCTCTTCACCTCGCTGCGCCTCACCCGGGGCGAGACCGTCGTCGTGCCGGCCGCGGCGGGCGGTGTCGGCTCGCTGGCCGTCCAGCTCGCCGCGCACGCCGGGGCCCGGGTCATCGGACTCGCCAGCTCCCCGGAAAAGCGCAAGCTGGCCGAGGAGTTGGGCGCCCACGCGGTGGTCGACTCGACCGCCGAGGACCTGACCGAGCGCATCCTGGACGCGGCCGGCGGCCCGGTCGCGGCGGCGCTGGAGATGACCGGCGGGGCCACCTTCGAGCGGACCCTCGCCGCCGTCGCGTCGCGCGGCCGGCTGGCCGTGTACGGGTTCGCCGGCGGCGAGCTGGCGAGCGTGCCCACCCGGGAGCTGATGGAGCGGAGCATCACCGTCTCGGGCTTTTGGCTGCCGCAGCTCTACGCGGACCGTACGGCACTGCCGACGTCCATGCGGGCCCTGTTCGACGCGGTCGCCGACGGCAGCCTCACGCCGCTCACCGGCGCCGTCCACGGGCTGGGTGAGGCGGCGCGGGCGCACCGCGAGCTGGCTGCCCGTACCCCGACCGGGAAACTGGCGCTCGAGGTCGCCCGATAA
- a CDS encoding IclR family transcriptional regulator domain-containing protein, translating into MGQRTTASGPSASASATAPDPASGTTARAPGTAGHAKKPRQVAKGASSAGSRTSGSGHAERVFLVQTAFAELGGCAHGPGEIAEFTGLDDSVVYRILQSGIYQRIFERVDRGLYRLRTSAAQLAFTALDHRLDGAQTVLRELRKVTDGGLAFLYMVAPFSGAQRQCVDMAVGDSDLAELGMTPRDVLSVTRSLRTGASGRTILAYLPEVLQQRVLAEPVPDQAGPGVYRDNDALVASLAEVRDLGHALGYEECMAGWNSCAAPIMWDGSIMGAVLLLKLKSVMPVAPDSVIEATKEAAAVLSRYGAARPSANQA; encoded by the coding sequence ATGGGCCAACGCACCACAGCCTCGGGACCGTCGGCCTCGGCCTCGGCCACCGCACCCGACCCCGCTTCGGGCACCACCGCCCGGGCGCCGGGGACCGCGGGCCACGCCAAGAAGCCGCGCCAGGTAGCCAAGGGTGCGTCGTCCGCGGGCTCCCGGACGTCGGGATCCGGCCATGCCGAGCGGGTCTTCCTCGTGCAGACGGCGTTCGCCGAACTTGGCGGCTGCGCACACGGGCCCGGTGAGATCGCCGAGTTCACCGGCCTGGACGACTCCGTCGTCTACCGCATCCTGCAGTCCGGCATCTACCAGCGGATCTTCGAGCGGGTGGACCGCGGCCTCTACCGGCTGCGGACCTCGGCCGCCCAGCTCGCCTTCACCGCGCTCGATCACCGGCTCGACGGCGCCCAGACCGTGCTGCGCGAGCTGCGGAAGGTCACCGACGGGGGGCTGGCCTTCCTCTACATGGTGGCGCCCTTCTCCGGCGCGCAGCGTCAGTGCGTCGACATGGCCGTCGGCGACTCCGATCTCGCGGAGCTGGGAATGACGCCGCGCGATGTGCTGTCCGTGACGCGTTCCCTGCGCACCGGGGCCTCCGGGCGGACGATCCTCGCCTACCTGCCCGAGGTGCTGCAGCAGCGGGTGCTGGCCGAGCCCGTGCCCGACCAGGCGGGACCGGGCGTCTACCGGGACAACGACGCGCTGGTCGCCTCGCTCGCGGAGGTGCGCGATCTCGGCCATGCCCTGGGGTACGAGGAGTGCATGGCCGGATGGAACTCCTGCGCGGCGCCGATCATGTGGGACGGTTCCATCATGGGAGCGGTGCTGCTCCTCAAGCTCAAGTCCGTCATGCCGGTGGCCCCCGACAGCGTCATCGAGGCGACGAAGGAGGCGGCCGCCGTCCTCAGCCGCTACGGAGCCGCCCGGCCGTCCGCGAACCAGGCCTGA
- a CDS encoding uridine kinase, which produces MRLEAITWERLTDALAERLVAMPAKDGSPWLRVAVDGAPAASPGDLAGRLAEALRMRGRAVHKAGTFGFLRPASLRLEYGREDPDAFHDEWFDRQALWREVFQPLDPGGSGRVLPDLWDPVADRATRSGYVELPHGGVLLLHGPLLLGHWFPFDLSVHLKLSPAALARRTPESERWTLPAFARYEAETRPEEAADIVVRADDPRRPAWNGTS; this is translated from the coding sequence GTGCGGCTCGAAGCGATCACCTGGGAACGGCTCACCGACGCGCTCGCCGAGCGCCTCGTGGCGATGCCGGCGAAGGACGGGAGCCCCTGGCTGCGGGTGGCCGTGGACGGGGCACCCGCGGCCTCGCCGGGCGATCTGGCCGGCCGGCTCGCCGAGGCGCTGCGGATGCGGGGGCGGGCGGTGCACAAGGCCGGCACCTTCGGCTTTCTGCGCCCGGCCTCGCTGCGGCTCGAATACGGCCGTGAGGATCCCGACGCCTTCCACGACGAGTGGTTCGACCGGCAGGCACTGTGGCGCGAGGTGTTCCAGCCGCTGGACCCGGGTGGCAGCGGGCGGGTGCTGCCCGATCTGTGGGATCCGGTCGCGGACCGGGCGACCCGCAGCGGATACGTCGAACTTCCGCACGGCGGTGTCCTGTTGCTGCACGGCCCGCTGCTGCTCGGTCACTGGTTTCCCTTCGATCTCTCGGTGCATCTGAAACTGTCACCCGCCGCGCTCGCCCGCCGCACCCCGGAGAGCGAGCGCTGGACGCTGCCCGCGTTCGCACGCTACGAGGCCGAGACCCGGCCCGAGGAGGCGGCGGACATCGTCGTACGTGCCGACGACCCCCGGCGCCCGGCCTGGAACGGGACGTCCTGA